Proteins encoded together in one Onychomys torridus chromosome 1, mOncTor1.1, whole genome shotgun sequence window:
- the LOC118578674 gene encoding paraneoplastic antigen-like protein 8C: MGSQGSSTVQECAHSRLKELGKMVFGVQDIVLLEHGCQALEVDSYKSLMVLGIPEDCSHQEFEVIIWDPLKPLGKFKVAGKAFLEEDRSKAAVIRLAEDLSYDVVPREIKGKGGMWRVIYMPKWQGVGFLSKLNLFLRREGRTGEGVALVLWWELGPTIMGPGELPSRKCCPSPQGEHADQGAATKGHGMPPLEDPEKEGKKKNKKSRRRQQASEKL, encoded by the coding sequence ATGGGTTCTCAAGGGAGCTCCACCGTGCAGGAGTGCGCGCACAGCCGCCTCAAGGAGCTGGGCAAGATGGTATTTGGAGTCCAGGACATTGTATTGTTAGAACATGGATGCCAGGCCTTGGAGGTAGACAGTTACAAGTCCCTGATGGTCCTGGGGATCCCAGAAGACTGTAGCCACCAGGAATTTGAAGTCATCATATGGGACCCCCTGAAACCACTAGGCAAGTTCAAAGTGGCTGGGAAGGCCTTTCTCGAGGAAGATAGATCCAAGGCAGCTGTTATTAGGTTGGCAGAGGACCTCAGTTACGACGTGGTTCCCAGGGAGATCAAGGGTAAGGGCGGTATGTGGAGAGTGATCTACATGCCCAAATGGCAGGGCGTCGGATTCCTCAGCAAGCTCAATTTGTTCCTGCGGAGAGAGGGCAGGACGGGAGAGGGCGTGGCCCTCGTCCTCTGGTGGGAGCTGGGTCCCACCATAATGGGTCCTGGAGAGCTGCCTTCCAGGAAGTGCTGCCCGTCTCCGCAGGGGGAGCATGCAGACCAGGGGGCCGCCACCAAGGGGCATGGGATGCCCCCTCTCGAGGACCCAGAGAAAGAgggcaagaagaaaaacaagaaaagtcGGCGCCGACAGCAGGCTTCTGAGAAGCTGTGA